In one Acomys russatus chromosome X, mAcoRus1.1, whole genome shotgun sequence genomic region, the following are encoded:
- the LOC127185010 gene encoding polypyrimidine tract-binding protein 1-like isoform X2, producing the protein MSSNSPPEPQGNKSKRFKLDSGDAGTEGSSRVIHIHGLPSSVTEREVLCLAQPFGEVSKFLFLKEKNQALMEMNTQEAAKTMVNYYNWVTPVLHGQSLEIQLTDYRQLQVSSSPSQVAAQPGLPAENSGQAEYMALATPAAAVDMGTAVARQSCVLRIIVENHFHYVTLDVLHELFSRFGTVLKIITYTKKDRFQVLLQYAHPVSAQHAKVFLDGQNIFDGCCTLRIAFSQLTHLTVKYNNNKSYDYTRPDLPSGDSQPLPVQSRAAAFGAPVMISATPIASTGLPHSFVIPQATGFAMPEVCSTLVPQVIPEVPVATAEAAAEAGAAGAAAAAGAAAASGAESPVVPSSSSGMWNSVLLVANLNTEKVTPYSLFILFGTYGNVQRVKILYNKKENALVQMADGSQAELAMRHLNGHKLYGKALCIMLSKYQSVKLPREGKEDQNLTKNYVNSPLHRFKKPGSKNFQNIFPPSATLHLSNLPTSVTEEDLKTLFSRSAGEVKAFKFFPKDRKMALIRMGSVEDAIQALVDLHGHALDQNHHLRVSFSRIII; encoded by the exons ATGAGCAGCAACTCGCCTCCAGAACcccaaggaaataaaagcaagaggTTCAAACTGGACAGCGGGGACGCAGGCACAGAGGGGTCCTCCAGAGTGATCCATATCCATGGGCTGCCAAGCAGTGTCACCGAAAGGGAGGTTCTGTGCCTCGCTCAGCCTTTCGGGGAGGTCTCCAAGTTCCTGTTTCTCAAGGAGAAGAACCAGGCCTTAATGGAGATGAACACACAGGAGGCCGCCAAGACCATGGTCAACTACTACAACTGGGTGACTCCTGTGCTGCATGGGCAGTCCCTTGAAATCCAGCTCACTGACTACAGACAGCTCCAGGTGAGCAGCTCCCCGAGCCAG GTGGCTGCCCAGCCAGGCCTGCCAGCTGAGAACTCGGGCCAGGCAGAATACATGGCCTTGGCCACCCCCGCCGCTGCGGTGGACATGGGGACAGCCGTGGCCAGACAGAGCTGTGTGCTCAGGATCATTGTGGAGAACCACTTCCACTACGTGACCTTGGACGTGCTGCACGAGCTCTTCTCCAGGTTCGGCACAGTTCTGAAAATCATCACATACACCAAGAAGGACCGGTTCCAGGTGCTGCTACAGTATGCTCACCCGGTGAGCGCCCAGCACGCCAAGGTGTTCTTGGATGGGCAGAACATCTTCGATGGCTGCTGCACACTGCGCATCGCCTTCTCCCAGCTCACCCACCTCACAGTCaagtacaacaacaacaagagctaTGACTACACACGCCCAGACCTGCCCTCGGGTGACAGCCAGCCCTTGCCGGTCCAGAGCAGGGCCGCAGCCTTCGGTGCACCTGTCATGATCTCAGCTACTCCCATTGCAAGCACGGGATTACCTCACAGCTTCGTAATCCCTCAAGCTACAGGCTTTGCCATGCCAGAAGTGTGCAGCACCCTGGTCCCCCAGGTCATACCAGAGGTGCCTGTGGCCacggcagaagcagcagcagaggctggagcagcaggagcagcagcagcagcaggagcagcagcagcatctggggCAGAGAGCCCAGTGGTCCCCTCAAGCTCCTCGGGTATGTGGAACTCTGTTCTCCTGGTTGCCAACCTCAACACCGAGAAAGTCACACCCTACAGCCTCTTTATTCTCTTTGGTACCTATGGCAATGTGCAGAGGGTGAAGATCTTGTACAATAAGAAGGAGAACGCACTGGTGCAGATGGCAGATGGGAGCCAGGCTGAGCTGGCCATGAGGCACCTGAATGGCCACAAGCTGTACGGGAAGGCTCTCTGCATCATGCTGTCGAAGTACCAGAGCGTGAAGCTGCCCCGGGAGGGCAAGGAGGACCAGAACCTCACCAAGAACTATGTCAACTCCCCACTGCACCGCTTTAAGAAGCCCGGCTCCAAGAACTTCCAGAACATCTTTCCGCCCTCAGCCACCCTGCACCTCTCCAACCTACCCACCTCGGTCACTGAGGAAGACCTCAAGACCCTCTTCTCCAGAAGCGCTGGTGAGGTCAAGGCCTTCAAGTTCTTCCCAAAGGACCGCAAGATGGCGCTGATCAGGATGGGCTCAGTAGAGGATGCCATCCAGGCTCTGGTCGACCTGCATGGTCATGCCCTAGACCAGAACCACCACCTGCGAGTCTCCTTCTCCAGGATCATTATCTAG
- the LOC127185010 gene encoding polypyrimidine tract-binding protein 1-like isoform X1: MSSNSPPEPQGNKSKRFKLDSGDAGTEGSSRVIHIHGLPSSVTEREVLCLAQPFGEVSKFLFLKEKNQALMEMNTQEAAKTMVNYYNWVTPVLHGQSLEIQLTDYRQLQVSSSPSQVAAQPGLPAENSGQAEYMALATPAAAVDMGTAVARQSCVLRIIVENHFHYVTLDVLHELFSRFGTVLKIITYTKKDRFQVLLQYAHPVSAQHAKVFLDGQNIFDGCCTLRIAFSQLTHLTVKYNNNKSYDYTRPDLPSGDSQPLPVQSRAAAFGAPVMISATPIASTGLPHSFVIPQATGFAMPEVCSTLVPQVIPESPVVPSSSSGMWNSVLLVANLNTEKVTPYSLFILFGTYGNVQRVKILYNKKENALVQMADGSQAELAMRHLNGHKLYGKALCIMLSKYQSVKLPREGKEDQNLTKNYVNSPLHRFKKPGSKNFQNIFPPSATLHLSNLPTSVTEEDLKTLFSRSAGEVKAFKFFPKDRKMALIRMGSVEDAIQALVDLHGHALDQNHHLRVSFSRIII, from the exons ATGAGCAGCAACTCGCCTCCAGAACcccaaggaaataaaagcaagaggTTCAAACTGGACAGCGGGGACGCAGGCACAGAGGGGTCCTCCAGAGTGATCCATATCCATGGGCTGCCAAGCAGTGTCACCGAAAGGGAGGTTCTGTGCCTCGCTCAGCCTTTCGGGGAGGTCTCCAAGTTCCTGTTTCTCAAGGAGAAGAACCAGGCCTTAATGGAGATGAACACACAGGAGGCCGCCAAGACCATGGTCAACTACTACAACTGGGTGACTCCTGTGCTGCATGGGCAGTCCCTTGAAATCCAGCTCACTGACTACAGACAGCTCCAGGTGAGCAGCTCCCCGAGCCAG GTGGCTGCCCAGCCAGGCCTGCCAGCTGAGAACTCGGGCCAGGCAGAATACATGGCCTTGGCCACCCCCGCCGCTGCGGTGGACATGGGGACAGCCGTGGCCAGACAGAGCTGTGTGCTCAGGATCATTGTGGAGAACCACTTCCACTACGTGACCTTGGACGTGCTGCACGAGCTCTTCTCCAGGTTCGGCACAGTTCTGAAAATCATCACATACACCAAGAAGGACCGGTTCCAGGTGCTGCTACAGTATGCTCACCCGGTGAGCGCCCAGCACGCCAAGGTGTTCTTGGATGGGCAGAACATCTTCGATGGCTGCTGCACACTGCGCATCGCCTTCTCCCAGCTCACCCACCTCACAGTCaagtacaacaacaacaagagctaTGACTACACACGCCCAGACCTGCCCTCGGGTGACAGCCAGCCCTTGCCGGTCCAGAGCAGGGCCGCAGCCTTCGGTGCACCTGTCATGATCTCAGCTACTCCCATTGCAAGCACGGGATTACCTCACAGCTTCGTAATCCCTCAAGCTACAGGCTTTGCCATGCCAGAAGTGTGCAGCACCCTGGTCCCCCAGGTCATACCAGAG AGCCCAGTGGTCCCCTCAAGCTCCTCGGGTATGTGGAACTCTGTTCTCCTGGTTGCCAACCTCAACACCGAGAAAGTCACACCCTACAGCCTCTTTATTCTCTTTGGTACCTATGGCAATGTGCAGAGGGTGAAGATCTTGTACAATAAGAAGGAGAACGCACTGGTGCAGATGGCAGATGGGAGCCAGGCTGAGCTGGCCATGAGGCACCTGAATGGCCACAAGCTGTACGGGAAGGCTCTCTGCATCATGCTGTCGAAGTACCAGAGCGTGAAGCTGCCCCGGGAGGGCAAGGAGGACCAGAACCTCACCAAGAACTATGTCAACTCCCCACTGCACCGCTTTAAGAAGCCCGGCTCCAAGAACTTCCAGAACATCTTTCCGCCCTCAGCCACCCTGCACCTCTCCAACCTACCCACCTCGGTCACTGAGGAAGACCTCAAGACCCTCTTCTCCAGAAGCGCTGGTGAGGTCAAGGCCTTCAAGTTCTTCCCAAAGGACCGCAAGATGGCGCTGATCAGGATGGGCTCAGTAGAGGATGCCATCCAGGCTCTGGTCGACCTGCATGGTCATGCCCTAGACCAGAACCACCACCTGCGAGTCTCCTTCTCCAGGATCATTATCTAG
- the LOC127185013 gene encoding polypyrimidine tract-binding protein 1-like isoform X1, whose product MSSNSPPEPQGNKSKRFKLDSGDAGTEGSSRVIHIHGLPSSVTEREVLCLAQPFGEVSKFLFLKEKNQALMEMNTQEAAKTMVNYYNWVTPVLHGQSLEIQLTDYRQLQVSSSPSQVAAQPGLPAENSGQAEYMALATPAAAVDMGTAVARQSCVLRIIVENHFHYVTLDVLHELFSRFGTVLKIITYTKKDRFQVLLQYAHPVSAQHAKVFLDGQNIFDGCCTLRIAFSQLTHLTVKYNNNKSYDYTCPDLPSGDSQPLPVQSRAAAFGAPVMISATPIASTGLPHSFVIPQATGFAMPEVCSTLVPQVIPEVPVATAEAAAEAGAAGAAAAAGAAAASGAESPVVPSGSSGMWNSVLLVANLNTEKVTPYSLFILFGTYGNVQRVKILYNKKENALVQMADGSQAELAMRHLNGHKLYGKALCIMLSKYQSVKLPREGKEDQNLTKNYVNSPLHRFKKPGSKNFQNIFPPSATLHLSNLPTSVTEEDLKTLFSRSAGEVKAFKFFPKDRKMALIRMGSVEDAIQALVDLHGHALDQNHHLRVSFSRIII is encoded by the exons ATGAGCAGCAACTCGCCTCCAGAACcccaaggaaataaaagcaagaggTTCAAACTGGACAGCGGGGACGCAGGCACAGAGGGGTCCTCCAGAGTGATCCATATCCATGGGCTGCCAAGCAGTGTCACCGAAAGGGAGGTTCTGTGCCTCGCTCAGCCTTTCGGGGAGGTCTCCAAGTTCCTGTTTCTCAAGGAGAAGAACCAGGCCTTAATGGAGATGAACACACAGGAGGCCGCCAAGACCATGGTCAACTACTACAACTGGGTGACTCCTGTGCTGCATGGGCAGTCCCTTGAAATCCAGCTCACTGACTACAGACAGCTCCAGGTGAGCAGCTCCCCGAGCCAG GTGGCTGCCCAGCCAGGCCTGCCAGCTGAGAACTCGGGCCAGGCAGAATACATGGCCTTGGCCACCCCCGCCGCTGCGGTGGACATGGGGACAGCCGTGGCCAGACAGAGCTGTGTGCTCAGGATCATTGTGGAGAACCACTTCCACTACGTGACCTTGGACGTGCTGCACGAGCTCTTCTCCAGGTTCGGCACAGTTCTGAAAATCATCACATACACCAAGAAGGACCGGTTCCAGGTGCTGCTACAGTATGCTCACCCGGTGAGCGCCCAGCACGCCAAGGTGTTCTTGGATGGGCAGAACATCTTCGATGGCTGCTGCACACTGCGCATCGCCTTCTCCCAGCTCACCCACCTCACAGTCaagtacaacaacaacaagagctaTGACTACACATGCCCAGACCTGCCCTCGGGTGACAGCCAGCCCTTGCCGGTCCAGAGCAGGGCCGCAGCCTTCGGTGCACCTGTCATGATCTCAGCTACTCCCATTGCAAGCACGGGATTACCTCACAGCTTCGTAATCCCTCAAGCTACAGGCTTTGCCATGCCAGAAGTGTGCAGCACCCTGGTCCCCCAGGTCATACCAGAGGTGCCTGTGGCCacggcagaagcagcagcagaggctggagcagcaggagcagcagcagcagcaggagcagcagcagcatctggggCAGAGAGCCCAGTGGTCCCCTCAGGCTCCTCGGGTATGTGGAACTCTGTTCTCCTGGTTGCCAACCTCAACACCGAGAAAGTCACACCCTACAGCCTCTTTATTCTCTTTGGTACCTATGGCAATGTGCAGAGGGTGAAGATCTTGTACAATAAGAAGGAGAACGCACTGGTGCAGATGGCAGATGGGAGCCAGGCTGAGCTGGCCATGAGGCACCTGAATGGCCACAAGCTGTACGGGAAGGCTCTCTGCATCATGCTGTCGAAGTACCAGAGCGTGAAGCTGCCCCGGGAGGGCAAGGAGGACCAGAACCTCACCAAGAACTATGTCAACTCCCCACTGCACCGCTTTAAGAAGCCCGGCTCCAAGAACTTCCAGAACATCTTTCCGCCCTCAGCCACCCTGCACCTCTCCAACCTACCCACCTCGGTCACTGAGGAAGACCTCAAGACCCTCTTCTCCAGAAGCGCTGGTGAGGTCAAGGCCTTCAAGTTCTTCCCAAAGGACCGCAAGATGGCGCTGATCAGGATGGGCTCAGTAGAGGATGCCATCCAGGCTCTGGTCGACCTGCATGGTCATGCCCTAGACCAGAACCACCACCTGCGAGTCTCCTTCTCCAGGATCATTATCTAG
- the LOC127185013 gene encoding polypyrimidine tract-binding protein 1-like isoform X2: MEMNTQEAAKTMVNYYNWVTPVLHGQSLEIQLTDYRQLQVSSSPSQVAAQPGLPAENSGQAEYMALATPAAAVDMGTAVARQSCVLRIIVENHFHYVTLDVLHELFSRFGTVLKIITYTKKDRFQVLLQYAHPVSAQHAKVFLDGQNIFDGCCTLRIAFSQLTHLTVKYNNNKSYDYTCPDLPSGDSQPLPVQSRAAAFGAPVMISATPIASTGLPHSFVIPQATGFAMPEVCSTLVPQVIPEAGAAGAAAAAGAAAASGAESPVVPSGSSGMWNSVLLVANLNTEKVTPYSLFILFGTYGNVQRVKILYNKKENALVQMADGSQAELAMRHLNGHKLYGKALCIMLSKYQSVKLPREGKEDQNLTKNYVNSPLHRFKKPGSKNFQNIFPPSATLHLSNLPTSVTEEDLKTLFSRSAGEVKAFKFFPKDRKMALIRMGSVEDAIQALVDLHGHALDQNHHLRVSFSRIII; the protein is encoded by the exons ATGGAGATGAACACACAGGAGGCCGCCAAGACCATGGTCAACTACTACAACTGGGTGACTCCTGTGCTGCATGGGCAGTCCCTTGAAATCCAGCTCACTGACTACAGACAGCTCCAGGTGAGCAGCTCCCCGAGCCAG GTGGCTGCCCAGCCAGGCCTGCCAGCTGAGAACTCGGGCCAGGCAGAATACATGGCCTTGGCCACCCCCGCCGCTGCGGTGGACATGGGGACAGCCGTGGCCAGACAGAGCTGTGTGCTCAGGATCATTGTGGAGAACCACTTCCACTACGTGACCTTGGACGTGCTGCACGAGCTCTTCTCCAGGTTCGGCACAGTTCTGAAAATCATCACATACACCAAGAAGGACCGGTTCCAGGTGCTGCTACAGTATGCTCACCCGGTGAGCGCCCAGCACGCCAAGGTGTTCTTGGATGGGCAGAACATCTTCGATGGCTGCTGCACACTGCGCATCGCCTTCTCCCAGCTCACCCACCTCACAGTCaagtacaacaacaacaagagctaTGACTACACATGCCCAGACCTGCCCTCGGGTGACAGCCAGCCCTTGCCGGTCCAGAGCAGGGCCGCAGCCTTCGGTGCACCTGTCATGATCTCAGCTACTCCCATTGCAAGCACGGGATTACCTCACAGCTTCGTAATCCCTCAAGCTACAGGCTTTGCCATGCCAGAAGTGTGCAGCACCCTGGTCCCCCAGGTCATACCAGAG gctggagcagcaggagcagcagcagcagcaggagcagcagcagcatctggggCAGAGAGCCCAGTGGTCCCCTCAGGCTCCTCGGGTATGTGGAACTCTGTTCTCCTGGTTGCCAACCTCAACACCGAGAAAGTCACACCCTACAGCCTCTTTATTCTCTTTGGTACCTATGGCAATGTGCAGAGGGTGAAGATCTTGTACAATAAGAAGGAGAACGCACTGGTGCAGATGGCAGATGGGAGCCAGGCTGAGCTGGCCATGAGGCACCTGAATGGCCACAAGCTGTACGGGAAGGCTCTCTGCATCATGCTGTCGAAGTACCAGAGCGTGAAGCTGCCCCGGGAGGGCAAGGAGGACCAGAACCTCACCAAGAACTATGTCAACTCCCCACTGCACCGCTTTAAGAAGCCCGGCTCCAAGAACTTCCAGAACATCTTTCCGCCCTCAGCCACCCTGCACCTCTCCAACCTACCCACCTCGGTCACTGAGGAAGACCTCAAGACCCTCTTCTCCAGAAGCGCTGGTGAGGTCAAGGCCTTCAAGTTCTTCCCAAAGGACCGCAAGATGGCGCTGATCAGGATGGGCTCAGTAGAGGATGCCATCCAGGCTCTGGTCGACCTGCATGGTCATGCCCTAGACCAGAACCACCACCTGCGAGTCTCCTTCTCCAGGATCATTATCTAG